One Triticum dicoccoides isolate Atlit2015 ecotype Zavitan chromosome 5B, WEW_v2.0, whole genome shotgun sequence genomic window carries:
- the LOC119306568 gene encoding E3 ubiquitin-protein ligase EL5-like has protein sequence MSGNPVAGAPGAAEPYVPQATYNFSARLALTVSLVLLMITVVVVVIPLMVYLMITRSRRSGGHGLAGGILRSVGMIGSRRHGLDASALSALPVTAYRKESGAAARAECAVCLAELADGDQARELPNCGHLFHLECVDAWLRTRTTCPLCRAQAGLPGENGQAQPSSSVAAEEPALIGAAGGSLTATVQGGSPCTEKDARVSTSESPCYK, from the coding sequence ATGTCAGGGAACCCAGTGGCCGGCGCGCCGGGTGCCGCCGAGCCGTATGTGCCGCAGGCGACCTACAACTTCAGCGCCCGCCTCGCGCTCACCGTCTCTTTGGTCCTCCTGATGatcaccgtcgtcgtcgtcgtcatccctcTCATGGTTTACCTGATGATCACTCGCTCACGCAGAAGCGGCGGCCACGGCCTCGCCGGCGGCATCCTCCGGTCCGTTGGCATGATCGGCAGCCGGCGGCACGGGTTGGACGCGTCCGCTCTCTCGGCGCTGCCGGTCACCGCGTACCGGAAGGAGAGCGGCGCAGCCGCGAGGGCTGAGTGCGCTGTGTGCCTGGCCGAGCTCGCCGACGGAGACCAGGCTCGGGAGCTGCCCAACTGCGGCCACCTGTTCCACTTGGAGTGCGTCGACGCCTGGCTGCGCACCAGGACGACGTGCCCTCTCTGCCGTGCCCAGGCGGGGCTGCCCGGCGAGAACGGGCAGGCACAGCCGTCGTCGTCGGTGGCGGCCGAGGAGCCGGCGTTGATTGGTGCTGCCGGAGGAAGCTTGACCGCGACCGTGCAAGGTGGCTCTCCGTGTACCGAGAAAGACGCGCGGGTGTCAACATCCGAATCTCCCTGCTACAAGTAA
- the LOC119312463 gene encoding glutathione S-transferase T3-like, with product MDDQSYFDLLHSDAGLNDLHWTEEQHVDLEGHVEQEIDLEGHEEQQTDLEETEEPTPVKARSSKAKAKKASASKRQKNFSKAEDLTLVDAYLEITQDPIIGVDQSRDCYWKRIDAYFHANKSEDHGRTQGSLQHRWAIIQEQVNRFCACYSQVQNRNQSGMPRENKLCQVFVLYANGEKANKSFGLMHCFNKLEDTEKWKSRSQKKQKTSSLDTPNSSSASLFEDEATSPSKVVPKKRPPGIKRAKDAAWRAQSSSSTGNSSAIESFGGILETRE from the exons ATGGACGATCAGAGTTATTTTGATCTATTGCATAGTGATGCCGGATTGAATGATTTGCACTGGACTGAAGAACAACATGTCGATCTTGAAGGGCATGTAGAACAAGAAATTGATCTCGAAGGGCATGAAGAACAACAAACTGATCTCGAAGAGACTGAAGAGCCTACCCCTGTGAAAGCAAGGTCTTCGAAAGCAAAGGCGAAGAAAGCAAGCGCTTCGAAGAGGCAAAAGAATTTCAGCAAGGCTGAAGACTTAACTTTGGTGGATGCGTACCTCGAGATAACTCAAGATCCAATCATAGGAGTAGACCAATCTCGTGACTGTTATTGGAAAAGAATCGATGCTTACTTCCATGCCAATAAATCTGAAGACCATGGTCGCACACAAGGTTCTCTTCAGCATCGTTGGGCTATTATTCAAGAACAAGTGAATAGGTTTTGTGCATGTTATAGTCAGGTCCAGAATAGGAACCAAAGTGGGATGCCACGTGAAAATAAG CTATGTCAAGTGTTTGTTCTCTATGCCAATGGAGAAAAGGCAAATAAATCATTTGGATTGATGCATTGCTTTAATAAGTTGGAAGACACCGAGAAGTGGAAATCTCGGTCCCAGAAAAAACAGAAGACATCCTCCTTGGATACTCCTAATTCATCATCTGCTAGTTTGTTTGAGGATGAAGCTACATCTCCCTCTAAAGTTGTTCCTAAGAAAAGGCCACCTGGAATCAAGAGGGCTAAAGATGCAGCATGGCGGGCTCAAAGTTCTTCCAGTACAGGTAATAGTAGTGCCATTGAATCATTTGGGGGTATCTTGGAGACAAGGGAGTAA